The following are encoded together in the Drosophila takahashii strain IR98-3 E-12201 chromosome X, DtakHiC1v2, whole genome shotgun sequence genome:
- the LOC108058426 gene encoding phosphatidylinositol-3,5-bisphosphate 3-phosphatase MTMR4 isoform X2 encodes MSDGSPPPSICFIRAAESYPKSQMEKEDSQLFVPFQELAGESIKYLGRTDDGVLALSNYRIFLSKKSTAYETYVPLGLIESVQVRDLFQLIVNCKDASTVRCSFQSAEQCADWQRRIHLLIGVPEALETLFAFPFYSWTCDVIGTGNGSAQANGNGLVAKDRSLTLQNGSAKPTVANPLAPVDPASDSNRLQRSVRYESDFKSEVARLGFDLKGSWRISTANADFKLCPSYPPKLLVPCCITDEMLHNVANFRGSRRLPAVVWRHQKSGAILARCSQPEVGWLGWRNTRDEQLLKALADACAFDRGEHARHSTIAAETKATQPTKGSSSKETNGQAAGLSGKSSPSLDDSSHEELTLDEIKKILIVDARSYTSAVTNRARGGGCECIEYYPCAEIEFMNLGNIHAIRKSFHAVRQLCASSPDDPNWFGQLEKTMWMQHLSGLLGATMTVVHTIEKNGRPVLVHCSDGWDRTPQIVATAQLCLDPYYRTVEGFRVLVEREWLNFGHKFADRSGNGPNSDEVNERCPVFLQWLDLVHQIHRQYPCSFEFSISYLIKLAQHSLSCLFGTFLCNSLRERIENSVFDRTFSVWPFLAETMYRNPLYKHETEKVLWPAHSVRFLYFWSDVYLGSLGNKNGTDLPLLSNERQTGHNNGLMAKTRSSEDLTTNELGQSTISRRSSDPNLTVESIVTDCFNANSNSMFDIRTESENVQESAKDPKEFELDVTDATEVVLGPSSRSNNPIPEFHGDQSTAAANRDILQVESQSQRPSSLVSSTGRAVLAHSENDQNPVPLKSEDTSDICRTLWGNGAIETSTDTLIPAEPVQKTNSSDKTDSSSSSRDRDRVRDRTPPIELAIGDKTAPAAPQSNKISHSYNNLPKVHMKPNAVICPQRGDAFPHHLDLQVPRESAANATSCKLEKLSNANANANGSECYHHHADEGLFISPDLQRFVGQSPFDAPAAQGGRIRRNTFGSSYSRDLKFTTENGSAHQFPSSGIISLPPTPFQERAQFTISCPDGLAHGLSEQNIRLHQIVQEHKLREEMLLREIHGMRLALLEKGCPSCNSIVSTNMEHENGSDIVENASTCSWEAVEERSGPPSFAHPSSIQEKKASSVLWVPDHAVSRCSSCQTEFWLGRRKHHCRSCGEIFCADCSEFWAPLPNEKLFNPVRLCGSCYTTVTTNVQEYAAVPPESQSQVKDEETSSSANS; translated from the exons ATGTCCGATGGATCACCGCCTCCATCGATCTGCTTTATCCGCGCCGCCGAATCGTATCCAAAATCACAAATGGAGAAGGAAGACTCTCAGCTGTTTGTGCCCTTCCAAGAGT TGGCCGGCGAATCGATCAAGTACCTGGGCCGCACCGACGACGGCGTCCTCGCCCTGTCGAACTACCGGATATTTCTCTCCAAGAAGTCAACCGCCTACGAGACCTACGTGCCGCTGGGCCTAATCGAGTCCGTGCAGGTGCGCGATCTGTTCCAGCTGATCGTTAACTGCAAGGACGCCAGCACGGTGCGGTGCTCGTTTCAGTCGGCGGAACAGTGTGCCGACTGGCAGCGCCGGATCCACCTGCTCATCGGGGTTCCCGAGGCGCTGGAGACACTCTTTGCCTTTCCCTTCTATTCCTGGACCTGCGATGTGATTGGGACCGGAAACGGAAGCGCCCAGGCCAACGGCAACGGGCTGGTGGCCAAGGATCGCTCCCTAACGCTACAAAATGGCTCGGCGAAGCCTACAGTGGCCAATCCCCTGGCCCCTGTTGATCCTGCCAGCGATTCGAACCGCCTGCAGCGATCCGTTCGCTATGAGAGCGACTTCAAGAGCGAGGTGGCCCGCCTCGGGTTCGATCTGAAGGGCTCGTGGCGCATCTCCACGGCCAATGCAGACTTCAAGCTCTGCCCCTCGTATCCACCCAAATTGCTGGTGCCCTGCTGCATCACCGACGAGATGCTCCACAACGTGGCCAACTTCCGGGGATCGCGAAGGCTGCCAGCGGTCGTCTGGCGGCATCAGAAGTCGGGTGCCATTCTGGCTCGCTGCAGCCAGCCGGAGGTCGGTTGGCTCGGCTGGCGGAACACAAGGGACGAGCAGCTGCTGAAGGCACTGGCCGATGCCTGTGCCTTCGACAGGGGAGAGCATGCCAGGCATTCCACCATTGCCGCTGAGACAAAGGCGACGCAACCAACAAAGGGATCCTCTTCCAAGGAGACCAACGGCCAGGCGGCAGGCTTGTCCGGCAAGAGTTCACCGTCTCTGGACGATTCCTCGCACGAGGAACTTACGCTCGATGAAATAAAG aaaattCTCATTGTGGACGCTCGTAGCTATACATCCGCCGTTACAAATCGCGCCAGAGGTGGCGGCTGTGAGTGCATCGAGTACTATCCTTGTGCGGAAATTGAGTTTATGAACCTGGGCAATATCCACGCCATCCGAAAGAGTTTCCACGCCGTCCGGCAGCTGTGCGCCTCATCGCCCGACGATCCAAA TTGGTTCGGACAACTGGAGAAGACGATGTGGATGCAGCATCTTTCGGGTCTGCTGGGTGCCACCATGACCGTTGTGCACACTATCGAGAAGAATGGACGGCCCGTACTAGTGCACTGCTCAGATGGCTGGGATCGCACTCCCCAGATCGTGGCTACGGCGCAGCTCTGCTTGGATCCGTACTACAGGACTGTGGAG gGCTTTCGCGTGCTTGTGGAGCGCGAATGGCTGAACTTCGGCCACAAATTCGCCGATCGCAGCGGCAATGGTCCCAACTCCGACGAGGTCAACGAGCGATGCCCGGTTTTCCTGCAGTGGCTCGATCTGGTGCATCAAATACACAGACAGTATCCATGCAGTTTTGAGTTCAGCATAAGCTATTTG ATCAAACTGGCGCAACATTCGCTGTCCTGTCTATTCGGCACGTTCCTATGTAACTCGCTCAGAGAACGCATCGAGAATTCAGTTTTCGACCGAACGTTTTCGGTGTGGCCATTTTTAGCGGAAACTATGTATAGAAATCCTCTCTATAAGCATGAGACTGAAAAG GTTCTTTGGCCGGCGCACAGTGTGCGGTTTTTATACTTTTGGTCGGACGTTTACCTTGGTAGTTTAGGCAACAAAAACGGCACTGATCTGCCATTACTGAGTAATGAACGACAGACTGGACACAATAATG GCCTAATGGCGAAGACAAGATCTTCGGAAGACTTAACAACGAACGAGTTGGGACAGAGCACCATTTCGAGGAGATCGAGTGATCCGAACCTTACAGTTGAATCCAT TGTTACAGATTGCTTCAATGCGAACAGCAACTCCATGTTCGACATACGAACCGAGAGCGAAAATGTCCAGGAAAGCGCGAAAGACCCCAAAGAATTTGAGCTGGACGTGACGGATGCAACTGAAGTGGTTCTGGGTCCCAGTAGCCGTTCAAATAATCCCATTCCCGAGTTCCATGGCGACCAAAGTACAGCAGCTGCTAACCGTGATATATTGCAAGTGGAATCACAATCGCAAAGGCCAAGTTCCTTGGTCTCCTCAACCGGGCGAGCTGTTTTGGCTCACTCTGAAAACG ATCAAAATCCAGTTCCTTTAAAATCTGAAGACACAAGTGATATTTGTCGCACTCTGTGGGGGAATGGCGCCATCGAAACCAGCACTGATACCCTGATTCCTGCGGAGCCCGTACAAAAGACGAACAGCAGCGACAAGaccgacagcagcagcagcagtagagATCGAGATCGAGTTCGAGATCGAACGCCGCCGATCGAACTGGCGATTGGTGATAAAACTGCTCCCGCTGCTCCCCAAAGCAATAAAATCAGTCATAGCTACAATAATTTGCCCAAGGTTCACATGAAACCGAATGCCGTGATATGCCCGCAGCGAGGGGACGCCTTTCCGCATCACCTGGACCTACAAGTGCCAAGGGAGAGTGCGGCAAACGCAACGAGCTGCAAGCTGGAGAAGTTgtcgaatgcgaatgcgaatgccaaTGGATCCGAATGTTACCACCACCATGCTGATGAAGGTCTATTTATATCTCCCGATCTCCAGCGATTCGTGGGTCAGTCGCCATTCGATGCGCCCGCGGCGCAGGGCGGTCGAATACGCCGAAATACCTTTGGCTCCAGCTACAGTCGCGACTTGAAGTTTACAACAGAGaacggcag CGCACACCAATTTCCTTCGTCGGGGATCATTTCGCTGCCACCCACACCGTTTCAGGAGAGGGCGCAGTTCACTATATCCTGCCCCGATGGCCTGGCTCACGGACTCAGCGAACAAAACATAAGACTCCACCAGATCGTACAAGAACACAAG ctaCGAGAGGAAATGCTTCTGCGGGAAATTCACGGCATGCGATTGGCACTGTTGGAAAAGGGCTGCCCCAGCTGCAATAGCATCGTTTCGACAAATATGGAACAT GAAAATGGATCGGATATCGTTGAAAATGCTTCAACATGTTCCTGGGAAGCCGTCGAAGAGCGTAGCGGTCCcccatcgtttgcccacccttCCTCGATCCAAGAGAAAAAAGCCTCCAGTGTCCTCTGGGTACCAGATCATGCCGTTTCGCGTTGCTCTAGTTGTCAAACTGAGTTCTGGCTGGGACGAAGAAAACATCATTGTCG ATCATGTGGAGAAATTTTTTGTGCTGACTGCTCGGAATTTTGGGCGCCTTTGCCAAACGAAAAGCTTTTTAATCCAGTTAGGCTATGTGGATCTTGCTACACGACCGTCACAACAAATGTCCAAGAGTACGCTGCCGTACCTCCAGAATCCCAATCCCAGGTGAAGGACGAAGAGACGTCGTCTTCTGCAAATTCCTAA
- the LOC108058426 gene encoding phosphatidylinositol-3,5-bisphosphate 3-phosphatase MTMR4 isoform X1 encodes MDFMVPIHTMSDGSPPPSICFIRAAESYPKSQMEKEDSQLFVPFQELAGESIKYLGRTDDGVLALSNYRIFLSKKSTAYETYVPLGLIESVQVRDLFQLIVNCKDASTVRCSFQSAEQCADWQRRIHLLIGVPEALETLFAFPFYSWTCDVIGTGNGSAQANGNGLVAKDRSLTLQNGSAKPTVANPLAPVDPASDSNRLQRSVRYESDFKSEVARLGFDLKGSWRISTANADFKLCPSYPPKLLVPCCITDEMLHNVANFRGSRRLPAVVWRHQKSGAILARCSQPEVGWLGWRNTRDEQLLKALADACAFDRGEHARHSTIAAETKATQPTKGSSSKETNGQAAGLSGKSSPSLDDSSHEELTLDEIKKILIVDARSYTSAVTNRARGGGCECIEYYPCAEIEFMNLGNIHAIRKSFHAVRQLCASSPDDPNWFGQLEKTMWMQHLSGLLGATMTVVHTIEKNGRPVLVHCSDGWDRTPQIVATAQLCLDPYYRTVEGFRVLVEREWLNFGHKFADRSGNGPNSDEVNERCPVFLQWLDLVHQIHRQYPCSFEFSISYLIKLAQHSLSCLFGTFLCNSLRERIENSVFDRTFSVWPFLAETMYRNPLYKHETEKVLWPAHSVRFLYFWSDVYLGSLGNKNGTDLPLLSNERQTGHNNGLMAKTRSSEDLTTNELGQSTISRRSSDPNLTVESIVTDCFNANSNSMFDIRTESENVQESAKDPKEFELDVTDATEVVLGPSSRSNNPIPEFHGDQSTAAANRDILQVESQSQRPSSLVSSTGRAVLAHSENDQNPVPLKSEDTSDICRTLWGNGAIETSTDTLIPAEPVQKTNSSDKTDSSSSSRDRDRVRDRTPPIELAIGDKTAPAAPQSNKISHSYNNLPKVHMKPNAVICPQRGDAFPHHLDLQVPRESAANATSCKLEKLSNANANANGSECYHHHADEGLFISPDLQRFVGQSPFDAPAAQGGRIRRNTFGSSYSRDLKFTTENGSAHQFPSSGIISLPPTPFQERAQFTISCPDGLAHGLSEQNIRLHQIVQEHKLREEMLLREIHGMRLALLEKGCPSCNSIVSTNMEHENGSDIVENASTCSWEAVEERSGPPSFAHPSSIQEKKASSVLWVPDHAVSRCSSCQTEFWLGRRKHHCRSCGEIFCADCSEFWAPLPNEKLFNPVRLCGSCYTTVTTNVQEYAAVPPESQSQVKDEETSSSANS; translated from the exons ATGGATTTTATGGTG CCGATTCACACAATGTCCGATGGATCACCGCCTCCATCGATCTGCTTTATCCGCGCCGCCGAATCGTATCCAAAATCACAAATGGAGAAGGAAGACTCTCAGCTGTTTGTGCCCTTCCAAGAGT TGGCCGGCGAATCGATCAAGTACCTGGGCCGCACCGACGACGGCGTCCTCGCCCTGTCGAACTACCGGATATTTCTCTCCAAGAAGTCAACCGCCTACGAGACCTACGTGCCGCTGGGCCTAATCGAGTCCGTGCAGGTGCGCGATCTGTTCCAGCTGATCGTTAACTGCAAGGACGCCAGCACGGTGCGGTGCTCGTTTCAGTCGGCGGAACAGTGTGCCGACTGGCAGCGCCGGATCCACCTGCTCATCGGGGTTCCCGAGGCGCTGGAGACACTCTTTGCCTTTCCCTTCTATTCCTGGACCTGCGATGTGATTGGGACCGGAAACGGAAGCGCCCAGGCCAACGGCAACGGGCTGGTGGCCAAGGATCGCTCCCTAACGCTACAAAATGGCTCGGCGAAGCCTACAGTGGCCAATCCCCTGGCCCCTGTTGATCCTGCCAGCGATTCGAACCGCCTGCAGCGATCCGTTCGCTATGAGAGCGACTTCAAGAGCGAGGTGGCCCGCCTCGGGTTCGATCTGAAGGGCTCGTGGCGCATCTCCACGGCCAATGCAGACTTCAAGCTCTGCCCCTCGTATCCACCCAAATTGCTGGTGCCCTGCTGCATCACCGACGAGATGCTCCACAACGTGGCCAACTTCCGGGGATCGCGAAGGCTGCCAGCGGTCGTCTGGCGGCATCAGAAGTCGGGTGCCATTCTGGCTCGCTGCAGCCAGCCGGAGGTCGGTTGGCTCGGCTGGCGGAACACAAGGGACGAGCAGCTGCTGAAGGCACTGGCCGATGCCTGTGCCTTCGACAGGGGAGAGCATGCCAGGCATTCCACCATTGCCGCTGAGACAAAGGCGACGCAACCAACAAAGGGATCCTCTTCCAAGGAGACCAACGGCCAGGCGGCAGGCTTGTCCGGCAAGAGTTCACCGTCTCTGGACGATTCCTCGCACGAGGAACTTACGCTCGATGAAATAAAG aaaattCTCATTGTGGACGCTCGTAGCTATACATCCGCCGTTACAAATCGCGCCAGAGGTGGCGGCTGTGAGTGCATCGAGTACTATCCTTGTGCGGAAATTGAGTTTATGAACCTGGGCAATATCCACGCCATCCGAAAGAGTTTCCACGCCGTCCGGCAGCTGTGCGCCTCATCGCCCGACGATCCAAA TTGGTTCGGACAACTGGAGAAGACGATGTGGATGCAGCATCTTTCGGGTCTGCTGGGTGCCACCATGACCGTTGTGCACACTATCGAGAAGAATGGACGGCCCGTACTAGTGCACTGCTCAGATGGCTGGGATCGCACTCCCCAGATCGTGGCTACGGCGCAGCTCTGCTTGGATCCGTACTACAGGACTGTGGAG gGCTTTCGCGTGCTTGTGGAGCGCGAATGGCTGAACTTCGGCCACAAATTCGCCGATCGCAGCGGCAATGGTCCCAACTCCGACGAGGTCAACGAGCGATGCCCGGTTTTCCTGCAGTGGCTCGATCTGGTGCATCAAATACACAGACAGTATCCATGCAGTTTTGAGTTCAGCATAAGCTATTTG ATCAAACTGGCGCAACATTCGCTGTCCTGTCTATTCGGCACGTTCCTATGTAACTCGCTCAGAGAACGCATCGAGAATTCAGTTTTCGACCGAACGTTTTCGGTGTGGCCATTTTTAGCGGAAACTATGTATAGAAATCCTCTCTATAAGCATGAGACTGAAAAG GTTCTTTGGCCGGCGCACAGTGTGCGGTTTTTATACTTTTGGTCGGACGTTTACCTTGGTAGTTTAGGCAACAAAAACGGCACTGATCTGCCATTACTGAGTAATGAACGACAGACTGGACACAATAATG GCCTAATGGCGAAGACAAGATCTTCGGAAGACTTAACAACGAACGAGTTGGGACAGAGCACCATTTCGAGGAGATCGAGTGATCCGAACCTTACAGTTGAATCCAT TGTTACAGATTGCTTCAATGCGAACAGCAACTCCATGTTCGACATACGAACCGAGAGCGAAAATGTCCAGGAAAGCGCGAAAGACCCCAAAGAATTTGAGCTGGACGTGACGGATGCAACTGAAGTGGTTCTGGGTCCCAGTAGCCGTTCAAATAATCCCATTCCCGAGTTCCATGGCGACCAAAGTACAGCAGCTGCTAACCGTGATATATTGCAAGTGGAATCACAATCGCAAAGGCCAAGTTCCTTGGTCTCCTCAACCGGGCGAGCTGTTTTGGCTCACTCTGAAAACG ATCAAAATCCAGTTCCTTTAAAATCTGAAGACACAAGTGATATTTGTCGCACTCTGTGGGGGAATGGCGCCATCGAAACCAGCACTGATACCCTGATTCCTGCGGAGCCCGTACAAAAGACGAACAGCAGCGACAAGaccgacagcagcagcagcagtagagATCGAGATCGAGTTCGAGATCGAACGCCGCCGATCGAACTGGCGATTGGTGATAAAACTGCTCCCGCTGCTCCCCAAAGCAATAAAATCAGTCATAGCTACAATAATTTGCCCAAGGTTCACATGAAACCGAATGCCGTGATATGCCCGCAGCGAGGGGACGCCTTTCCGCATCACCTGGACCTACAAGTGCCAAGGGAGAGTGCGGCAAACGCAACGAGCTGCAAGCTGGAGAAGTTgtcgaatgcgaatgcgaatgccaaTGGATCCGAATGTTACCACCACCATGCTGATGAAGGTCTATTTATATCTCCCGATCTCCAGCGATTCGTGGGTCAGTCGCCATTCGATGCGCCCGCGGCGCAGGGCGGTCGAATACGCCGAAATACCTTTGGCTCCAGCTACAGTCGCGACTTGAAGTTTACAACAGAGaacggcag CGCACACCAATTTCCTTCGTCGGGGATCATTTCGCTGCCACCCACACCGTTTCAGGAGAGGGCGCAGTTCACTATATCCTGCCCCGATGGCCTGGCTCACGGACTCAGCGAACAAAACATAAGACTCCACCAGATCGTACAAGAACACAAG ctaCGAGAGGAAATGCTTCTGCGGGAAATTCACGGCATGCGATTGGCACTGTTGGAAAAGGGCTGCCCCAGCTGCAATAGCATCGTTTCGACAAATATGGAACAT GAAAATGGATCGGATATCGTTGAAAATGCTTCAACATGTTCCTGGGAAGCCGTCGAAGAGCGTAGCGGTCCcccatcgtttgcccacccttCCTCGATCCAAGAGAAAAAAGCCTCCAGTGTCCTCTGGGTACCAGATCATGCCGTTTCGCGTTGCTCTAGTTGTCAAACTGAGTTCTGGCTGGGACGAAGAAAACATCATTGTCG ATCATGTGGAGAAATTTTTTGTGCTGACTGCTCGGAATTTTGGGCGCCTTTGCCAAACGAAAAGCTTTTTAATCCAGTTAGGCTATGTGGATCTTGCTACACGACCGTCACAACAAATGTCCAAGAGTACGCTGCCGTACCTCCAGAATCCCAATCCCAGGTGAAGGACGAAGAGACGTCGTCTTCTGCAAATTCCTAA
- the LOC108058426 gene encoding phosphatidylinositol-3,5-bisphosphate 3-phosphatase MTMR3 isoform X4, whose translation MSDGSPPPSICFIRAAESYPKSQMEKEDSQLFVPFQELAGESIKYLGRTDDGVLALSNYRIFLSKKSTAYETYVPLGLIESVQVRDLFQLIVNCKDASTVRCSFQSAEQCADWQRRIHLLIGVPEALETLFAFPFYSWTCDVIGTGNGSAQANGNGLVAKDRSLTLQNGSAKPTVANPLAPVDPASDSNRLQRSVRYESDFKSEVARLGFDLKGSWRISTANADFKLCPSYPPKLLVPCCITDEMLHNVANFRGSRRLPAVVWRHQKSGAILARCSQPEVGWLGWRNTRDEQLLKALADACAFDRGEHARHSTIAAETKATQPTKGSSSKETNGQAAGLSGKSSPSLDDSSHEELTLDEIKKILIVDARSYTSAVTNRARGGGCECIEYYPCAEIEFMNLGNIHAIRKSFHAVRQLCASSPDDPNWFGQLEKTMWMQHLSGLLGATMTVVHTIEKNGRPVLVHCSDGWDRTPQIVATAQLCLDPYYRTVEGFRVLVEREWLNFGHKFADRSGNGPNSDEVNERCPVFLQWLDLVHQIHRQYPCSFEFSISYLIKLAQHSLSCLFGTFLCNSLRERIENSVFDRTFSVWPFLAETMYRNPLYKHETEKVLWPAHSVRFLYFWSDVYLGSLGNKNGTDLPLLSNERQTGHNNGLMAKTRSSEDLTTNELGQSTISRRSSDPNLTVESIVTDCFNANSNSMFDIRTESENVQESAKDPKEFELDVTDATEVVLGPSSRSNNPIPEFHGDQSTAAANRDILQVESQSQRPSSLVSSTGRAVLAHSENDQNPVPLKSEDTSDICRTLWGNGAIETSTDTLIPAEPVQKTNSSDKTDSSSSSRDRDRVRDRTPPIELAIGDKTAPAAPQSNKISHSYNNLPKVHMKPNAVICPQRGDAFPHHLDLQVPRESAANATSCKLEKLSNANANANGSECYHHHADEGLFISPDLQRFVGQSPFDAPAAQGGRIRRNTFGSSYSRDLKFTTENGSAHQFPSSGIISLPPTPFQERAQFTISCPDGLAHGLSEQNIRLHQIVQEHKLREEMLLREIHGMRLALLEKGCPSCNSIVSTNMEHIMWRNFLC comes from the exons ATGTCCGATGGATCACCGCCTCCATCGATCTGCTTTATCCGCGCCGCCGAATCGTATCCAAAATCACAAATGGAGAAGGAAGACTCTCAGCTGTTTGTGCCCTTCCAAGAGT TGGCCGGCGAATCGATCAAGTACCTGGGCCGCACCGACGACGGCGTCCTCGCCCTGTCGAACTACCGGATATTTCTCTCCAAGAAGTCAACCGCCTACGAGACCTACGTGCCGCTGGGCCTAATCGAGTCCGTGCAGGTGCGCGATCTGTTCCAGCTGATCGTTAACTGCAAGGACGCCAGCACGGTGCGGTGCTCGTTTCAGTCGGCGGAACAGTGTGCCGACTGGCAGCGCCGGATCCACCTGCTCATCGGGGTTCCCGAGGCGCTGGAGACACTCTTTGCCTTTCCCTTCTATTCCTGGACCTGCGATGTGATTGGGACCGGAAACGGAAGCGCCCAGGCCAACGGCAACGGGCTGGTGGCCAAGGATCGCTCCCTAACGCTACAAAATGGCTCGGCGAAGCCTACAGTGGCCAATCCCCTGGCCCCTGTTGATCCTGCCAGCGATTCGAACCGCCTGCAGCGATCCGTTCGCTATGAGAGCGACTTCAAGAGCGAGGTGGCCCGCCTCGGGTTCGATCTGAAGGGCTCGTGGCGCATCTCCACGGCCAATGCAGACTTCAAGCTCTGCCCCTCGTATCCACCCAAATTGCTGGTGCCCTGCTGCATCACCGACGAGATGCTCCACAACGTGGCCAACTTCCGGGGATCGCGAAGGCTGCCAGCGGTCGTCTGGCGGCATCAGAAGTCGGGTGCCATTCTGGCTCGCTGCAGCCAGCCGGAGGTCGGTTGGCTCGGCTGGCGGAACACAAGGGACGAGCAGCTGCTGAAGGCACTGGCCGATGCCTGTGCCTTCGACAGGGGAGAGCATGCCAGGCATTCCACCATTGCCGCTGAGACAAAGGCGACGCAACCAACAAAGGGATCCTCTTCCAAGGAGACCAACGGCCAGGCGGCAGGCTTGTCCGGCAAGAGTTCACCGTCTCTGGACGATTCCTCGCACGAGGAACTTACGCTCGATGAAATAAAG aaaattCTCATTGTGGACGCTCGTAGCTATACATCCGCCGTTACAAATCGCGCCAGAGGTGGCGGCTGTGAGTGCATCGAGTACTATCCTTGTGCGGAAATTGAGTTTATGAACCTGGGCAATATCCACGCCATCCGAAAGAGTTTCCACGCCGTCCGGCAGCTGTGCGCCTCATCGCCCGACGATCCAAA TTGGTTCGGACAACTGGAGAAGACGATGTGGATGCAGCATCTTTCGGGTCTGCTGGGTGCCACCATGACCGTTGTGCACACTATCGAGAAGAATGGACGGCCCGTACTAGTGCACTGCTCAGATGGCTGGGATCGCACTCCCCAGATCGTGGCTACGGCGCAGCTCTGCTTGGATCCGTACTACAGGACTGTGGAG gGCTTTCGCGTGCTTGTGGAGCGCGAATGGCTGAACTTCGGCCACAAATTCGCCGATCGCAGCGGCAATGGTCCCAACTCCGACGAGGTCAACGAGCGATGCCCGGTTTTCCTGCAGTGGCTCGATCTGGTGCATCAAATACACAGACAGTATCCATGCAGTTTTGAGTTCAGCATAAGCTATTTG ATCAAACTGGCGCAACATTCGCTGTCCTGTCTATTCGGCACGTTCCTATGTAACTCGCTCAGAGAACGCATCGAGAATTCAGTTTTCGACCGAACGTTTTCGGTGTGGCCATTTTTAGCGGAAACTATGTATAGAAATCCTCTCTATAAGCATGAGACTGAAAAG GTTCTTTGGCCGGCGCACAGTGTGCGGTTTTTATACTTTTGGTCGGACGTTTACCTTGGTAGTTTAGGCAACAAAAACGGCACTGATCTGCCATTACTGAGTAATGAACGACAGACTGGACACAATAATG GCCTAATGGCGAAGACAAGATCTTCGGAAGACTTAACAACGAACGAGTTGGGACAGAGCACCATTTCGAGGAGATCGAGTGATCCGAACCTTACAGTTGAATCCAT TGTTACAGATTGCTTCAATGCGAACAGCAACTCCATGTTCGACATACGAACCGAGAGCGAAAATGTCCAGGAAAGCGCGAAAGACCCCAAAGAATTTGAGCTGGACGTGACGGATGCAACTGAAGTGGTTCTGGGTCCCAGTAGCCGTTCAAATAATCCCATTCCCGAGTTCCATGGCGACCAAAGTACAGCAGCTGCTAACCGTGATATATTGCAAGTGGAATCACAATCGCAAAGGCCAAGTTCCTTGGTCTCCTCAACCGGGCGAGCTGTTTTGGCTCACTCTGAAAACG ATCAAAATCCAGTTCCTTTAAAATCTGAAGACACAAGTGATATTTGTCGCACTCTGTGGGGGAATGGCGCCATCGAAACCAGCACTGATACCCTGATTCCTGCGGAGCCCGTACAAAAGACGAACAGCAGCGACAAGaccgacagcagcagcagcagtagagATCGAGATCGAGTTCGAGATCGAACGCCGCCGATCGAACTGGCGATTGGTGATAAAACTGCTCCCGCTGCTCCCCAAAGCAATAAAATCAGTCATAGCTACAATAATTTGCCCAAGGTTCACATGAAACCGAATGCCGTGATATGCCCGCAGCGAGGGGACGCCTTTCCGCATCACCTGGACCTACAAGTGCCAAGGGAGAGTGCGGCAAACGCAACGAGCTGCAAGCTGGAGAAGTTgtcgaatgcgaatgcgaatgccaaTGGATCCGAATGTTACCACCACCATGCTGATGAAGGTCTATTTATATCTCCCGATCTCCAGCGATTCGTGGGTCAGTCGCCATTCGATGCGCCCGCGGCGCAGGGCGGTCGAATACGCCGAAATACCTTTGGCTCCAGCTACAGTCGCGACTTGAAGTTTACAACAGAGaacggcag CGCACACCAATTTCCTTCGTCGGGGATCATTTCGCTGCCACCCACACCGTTTCAGGAGAGGGCGCAGTTCACTATATCCTGCCCCGATGGCCTGGCTCACGGACTCAGCGAACAAAACATAAGACTCCACCAGATCGTACAAGAACACAAG ctaCGAGAGGAAATGCTTCTGCGGGAAATTCACGGCATGCGATTGGCACTGTTGGAAAAGGGCTGCCCCAGCTGCAATAGCATCGTTTCGACAAATATGGAACAT ATCATGTGGAGAAATTTTTTGTGCTGA